The Paenibacillus sp. FSL R7-0204 genome includes a region encoding these proteins:
- a CDS encoding tyrosine-type recombinase/integrase has product MQNFVHLSEGYLDYCQYQKRLDSKTLKAYRIDIAQLLQYIKGSDGCLSKINLSNYVISLHNIFKPKTVKRKIASIKAFCNWMEYEEFIASNPFSKMNLKFHEPHILPKTIPLDVIKTLLQSAYQEYEMNHKSPYKMATCLRNIAVLELLFATGMRVSELCSLQSDNLNLPDKQIRIYGKGSKERMITISNSDVLSALHRYKLAYSEQIENVGFLFVNRLNHRLSEQSVRFMIKKLALKAKVQQHLTPHMFRHSFATLLLEEDVDIRYIQQILGHSSITTSQIYTHVSTKKQNDILSLKHPRNRVSINS; this is encoded by the coding sequence ATGCAGAATTTTGTCCACTTATCTGAAGGTTATTTAGATTATTGTCAATATCAGAAAAGATTAGATTCCAAAACACTGAAGGCATATAGAATTGATATTGCGCAGTTATTACAGTATATCAAAGGGAGCGATGGCTGTTTAAGTAAAATAAATCTGTCAAATTACGTGATTAGCCTTCACAATATTTTCAAACCCAAAACCGTAAAACGGAAAATCGCCAGTATCAAGGCATTTTGCAACTGGATGGAGTATGAGGAATTCATTGCAAGCAATCCATTTTCAAAAATGAACCTGAAATTTCATGAGCCGCACATCCTACCCAAAACCATACCACTGGATGTAATAAAAACTTTACTTCAGTCAGCGTATCAAGAGTATGAAATGAATCATAAATCTCCTTATAAGATGGCTACCTGCTTGCGTAATATTGCCGTCTTAGAGCTTTTATTCGCAACAGGTATGCGTGTTTCCGAGCTTTGTTCATTACAATCGGATAACCTGAATCTGCCCGACAAACAAATCCGGATCTATGGCAAAGGTTCAAAAGAGCGGATGATTACCATCAGCAATTCTGACGTACTCTCAGCATTACATAGATATAAACTGGCTTATAGCGAGCAAATTGAAAATGTCGGATTTCTCTTTGTGAATAGACTTAACCATCGCCTTTCAGAGCAATCCGTCCGATTCATGATTAAAAAACTCGCATTAAAGGCCAAGGTGCAGCAGCACCTAACGCCACACATGTTTCGGCATTCCTTTGCAACGCTATTATTGGAGGAAGATGTGGACATTCGCTACATCCAGCAGATATTAGGGCATAGTTCAATAACAACAAGCCAAATTTATACACATGTCTCAACCAAAAAACAGAACGATATACTCAGTCTTAAACATCCGCGAAATCGTGTTTCTATCAATTCATAG
- a CDS encoding helix-turn-helix domain-containing protein, giving the protein MTEQLQEHTKRRLLHSLMNIEVVTRSSSRKDQTAVYQERTLIIVSEGQGWLKAEDRRYSLQKGAGFLIEAGSLNRIQAGEQGISWYQLEFRLIPAGQGKLLTGDKRQEGQGEYLLLPGYLDCRPFSQCALLLDSIYYSFQRQEDMEWFAAQTRFQELLLLLMRANAPVLKPKDDREAVEDSIRYMEEHCSEPLTVEQLAEIAGIGRARYTQIFREITGRIPLEHLNGLRIERAQQQLLLTRDRLHEVALAAGYSNEYYFNRRFKRTVGVTPGQYRSLHQEGVRVFAPFLEDYLLALGITPVVQYCHAKWGKQEYLGLDQVPAFDISSGDWHGLSRYSPELIMLDDGFQRWQLGECRRVAPLFRLPFYQEDWRATLRSAAAVFGRTGRVQEVISEYEQQARQARRLLSRSVRGQTAALLRISACGITLYGSEHLGYAAGVLYDDLGLERHPLVRQLTRGQKRVNLSSEELAGLSADHLFITFDLQEGEGRELLDTPLWRGLPAVRNRCVYEVDFMAWMNYGVLSHQRKISDVLKVLA; this is encoded by the coding sequence ATGACGGAACAGTTGCAGGAACACACCAAGAGAAGGCTGCTCCACAGCCTGATGAATATAGAAGTAGTTACACGCTCCTCGTCCCGGAAGGATCAGACCGCAGTCTATCAGGAGCGTACTCTAATCATTGTGTCCGAAGGGCAGGGGTGGCTGAAGGCAGAGGACAGAAGATATTCTTTGCAAAAAGGGGCCGGGTTCCTGATCGAAGCCGGATCGCTGAACCGGATTCAGGCCGGGGAGCAGGGGATCAGCTGGTACCAGCTGGAGTTCAGGCTGATCCCGGCAGGGCAGGGTAAGCTTCTTACCGGCGACAAGAGACAGGAGGGACAAGGAGAATATTTACTCCTTCCGGGATATCTGGATTGCCGGCCGTTCTCACAGTGTGCCCTGCTGCTGGACTCCATCTATTATAGCTTCCAGCGCCAGGAGGATATGGAATGGTTCGCGGCCCAGACCCGGTTCCAGGAGCTGCTGCTCTTGCTGATGCGGGCGAATGCTCCGGTACTGAAGCCTAAGGACGACCGTGAGGCCGTGGAAGATTCAATCCGTTATATGGAAGAGCATTGCAGTGAACCGTTAACTGTTGAACAATTAGCTGAGATTGCCGGGATCGGGCGTGCGCGTTATACGCAGATCTTCAGAGAGATTACCGGCCGGATTCCTCTGGAGCACCTGAACGGGCTGCGTATTGAACGGGCACAGCAGCAGCTTTTGCTCACCCGGGACCGGCTGCATGAGGTCGCACTTGCTGCGGGCTACAGCAATGAGTATTATTTCAACCGGCGCTTCAAAAGAACGGTAGGGGTGACTCCCGGACAATATAGAAGCCTCCATCAGGAGGGCGTCCGGGTATTTGCCCCTTTTCTGGAGGATTATCTGCTGGCGCTCGGCATTACTCCGGTTGTGCAGTATTGCCATGCCAAGTGGGGCAAGCAGGAATACCTCGGGCTGGATCAGGTACCGGCGTTCGATATCTCAAGCGGAGACTGGCACGGGCTCAGCCGTTACTCGCCTGAGCTGATCATGCTGGATGACGGCTTCCAGCGCTGGCAGCTCGGGGAATGCAGACGGGTCGCCCCGCTGTTCCGGCTTCCGTTCTACCAGGAGGACTGGCGTGCCACGCTCCGCAGCGCAGCGGCTGTCTTCGGGAGAACGGGACGGGTGCAGGAGGTGATCAGCGAATATGAACAGCAGGCCCGCCAGGCCAGACGGCTGCTCAGCCGCAGTGTCCGGGGGCAGACGGCAGCTCTGCTGCGGATTTCCGCCTGCGGGATTACCCTGTATGGGAGCGAGCATCTGGGCTATGCAGCGGGGGTACTATACGATGATCTGGGACTAGAGCGGCATCCCCTGGTCCGGCAGCTTACCCGCGGACAGAAGCGTGTGAATCTCAGCTCTGAAGAGCTGGCTGGCTTGAGCGCAGATCATCTGTTCATTACCTTTGACCTCCAGGAGGGCGAAGGCAGGGAACTGCTCGATACCCCGCTTTGGAGAGGTTTGCCTGCGGTGCGCAACCGCTGTGTATACGAGGTGGACTTCATGGCCTGGATGAATTACGGTGTGCTGTCGCATCAGCGGAAGATCTCGGATGTGCTCAAGGTATTGGCTTGA
- a CDS encoding ABC transporter substrate-binding protein, with translation MNNRGQKIVWTAVLILAMSAIAACGTNNKAADSKDVQTGNTAAASAAPAETGGAAASEGATRTVTGEFGEVEIPANPQRVAGIYVEDYLKALGVTPVVQWYHPSWGKQDYLNLDVPEYDITGSIEALLEKSPDLIIADGGADEARYEQYSKVAPTYRLPEAVLQDSRLTLTAIAEALGIPDKAKSVLADYDKKVADGKAALQQALGQEKVAVIRLNVADKTFALFGVKNRYTGMIYDQFGLTPVLMAAEMTDYQAIISEEVIPELEAEHIIIFPDNGAWDSAMNQEAIKMLDGPLWKNLSAVKNGNIYRMERSHWQSGAITANQMKLDDLLKVMVK, from the coding sequence ATGAACAATAGGGGCCAGAAAATTGTTTGGACTGCAGTACTGATCCTGGCGATGTCCGCTATCGCGGCTTGCGGAACGAATAATAAAGCTGCGGACAGCAAGGACGTCCAGACAGGGAATACGGCGGCTGCCAGCGCAGCTCCTGCGGAGACTGGCGGAGCGGCAGCTTCAGAAGGAGCAACACGGACGGTAACCGGGGAATTCGGGGAGGTGGAAATTCCGGCCAACCCTCAGCGGGTGGCGGGTATCTATGTGGAGGATTATCTGAAGGCGCTCGGCGTAACCCCGGTTGTGCAATGGTACCATCCAAGCTGGGGCAAGCAGGATTATCTGAATCTGGATGTGCCGGAATACGATATTACCGGAAGCATTGAAGCCCTGCTTGAGAAAAGCCCGGATCTGATCATTGCCGACGGCGGAGCGGATGAGGCGCGGTATGAGCAATATTCCAAGGTAGCGCCTACCTACCGCCTGCCGGAGGCTGTGCTCCAGGATTCGAGATTGACCCTGACAGCCATAGCAGAGGCACTCGGCATCCCGGATAAGGCGAAGTCCGTACTCGCGGACTACGACAAGAAGGTCGCGGACGGCAAAGCCGCGCTGCAGCAGGCGCTGGGCCAGGAGAAGGTGGCGGTGATCCGGCTGAATGTTGCGGACAAGACCTTTGCTCTTTTTGGAGTCAAAAACCGCTATACCGGCATGATCTATGATCAATTCGGTCTGACACCTGTCCTTATGGCTGCCGAGATGACGGACTATCAGGCGATCATCTCTGAAGAAGTTATCCCGGAGCTTGAGGCGGAACATATCATTATATTCCCTGACAATGGCGCTTGGGACAGTGCGATGAACCAGGAAGCCATTAAGATGCTGGACGGGCCACTCTGGAAGAACCTGTCTGCGGTGAAGAACGGCAACATCTACCGGATGGAGCGTTCCCACTGGCAGTCGGGCGCAATTACAGCCAATCAGATGAAGCTGGATGATCTGCTTAAAGTAATGGTGAAGTAA
- a CDS encoding CynX/NimT family MFS transporter, with protein MKSGREKNKRTSPALSASAAHIRSRWMLVTGIICVAAALRAPFTSVGPLLKMIRDDLGLSNTLAGAITTLPLLAFALLSPFAPRLARKLGLPNILMLAMLTLSMGILVRSASGTVTFFAGTAMIGLSIAVCNVLLPGLIKGKFPHRIGLMTGIYTVSMNICAAAASGLSVPLATRAGLGWRGTLALWFMIAALATIFWIPQLKSLGAGQADTASSSAARVWRSPLAWQVTLFMGLQSLLYYVLIAWFSVILGERGMSAGHAGWILSLMQLAQLPFTFFVPLWVGRMKNQRLPVVITSVLFITGILGVWLGSTALMALWAICIGIAGGFAFGLAMMFFSLRTRTTQEASELSGMAQSAGYLLAAAGPALFGLLHDAAGSWNVPLALLALASLLLFAAGMGAGRDKFV; from the coding sequence ATGAAGTCCGGCCGTGAAAAGAACAAGAGGACAAGCCCGGCCTTGTCCGCATCTGCTGCACATATCCGCAGCCGCTGGATGCTCGTCACCGGAATCATCTGTGTGGCTGCTGCCCTGCGCGCTCCATTCACTTCCGTCGGACCTCTGCTGAAGATGATCCGGGATGACCTGGGGTTGTCTAATACTCTGGCGGGAGCGATTACGACTTTGCCTTTACTGGCTTTTGCCCTGCTGTCACCGTTCGCGCCCCGGCTTGCACGCAAGCTGGGACTGCCCAATATCCTGATGCTGGCCATGCTCACGCTGTCCATGGGAATTCTGGTCCGTTCGGCTTCCGGCACGGTAACCTTCTTCGCAGGTACGGCGATGATCGGTCTGTCGATTGCCGTCTGCAATGTACTGCTGCCGGGACTGATCAAGGGTAAATTTCCGCACCGCATCGGTCTGATGACCGGAATCTATACCGTGTCCATGAACATATGTGCAGCGGCGGCTTCGGGGCTGAGTGTTCCCTTGGCCACCCGTGCGGGGCTGGGGTGGAGAGGGACGCTGGCGCTCTGGTTCATGATTGCTGCACTGGCTACGATCTTCTGGATTCCGCAGCTGAAGAGTCTGGGCGCGGGGCAGGCAGACACTGCCTCCTCTTCAGCGGCACGGGTCTGGCGCTCCCCGCTAGCCTGGCAGGTTACGCTGTTCATGGGGCTGCAATCCCTGCTCTATTATGTGCTGATCGCCTGGTTCTCGGTGATCCTCGGGGAGCGGGGGATGTCTGCCGGCCATGCCGGCTGGATTCTCTCGCTGATGCAGCTGGCCCAGCTGCCGTTCACCTTCTTCGTACCGCTCTGGGTGGGAAGGATGAAGAACCAGCGGCTGCCGGTGGTGATTACTTCGGTTCTGTTTATCACTGGCATCCTTGGCGTCTGGCTGGGCAGTACTGCGCTGATGGCATTATGGGCTATCTGCATAGGGATTGCCGGGGGCTTCGCCTTCGGTCTGGCGATGATGTTCTTCAGCCTGCGCACCCGGACCACACAGGAGGCCAGCGAGCTGTCAGGGATGGCACAGTCTGCCGGATATTTGCTGGCGGCGGCAGGACCTGCACTGTTTGGCCTGCTGCATGATGCTGCGGGGAGCTGGAATGTACCGCTTGCGCTGCTTGCCTTAGCAAGCTTACTGCTGTTCGCAGCCGGTATGGGGGCGGGGCGTGACAAGTTTGTATAA
- a CDS encoding YjcZ family sporulation protein, which translates to MGENVGGYGGVFTSTGAILVLFILLVIITKSFCL; encoded by the coding sequence ATGGGCGAAAATGTTGGAGGATACGGCGGAGTTTTCACTTCCACAGGCGCAATCCTGGTTCTGTTCATCCTGCTCGTAATCATCACGAAATCCTTCTGTCTCTAA
- a CDS encoding ABC transporter ATP-binding protein, with amino-acid sequence MLRRFFSYYRPYKKLFVLDFTCAVGAGLLELAFPVAVNKFIDDLLPGQNWSLILIACVALLAIYALNTAMNYIVTYWGHMLGINIETDMRKKMFNHIQKLSFRFFDNNKTGHLLGRITNDLNDIGEVAHHGPEDVFIAVMTLVGAFLLMADINLKLAVITFIIVPIMAWVIIYFGRNMTDTYHRLFGNVGNFNARIEDNVGGIRVVQSFANEEFEKELFAVDNQKFRETKLMAYKLMAKSFSVSYMMTRLITVVVMVCGAWFFIQGELAIGEFVAFILLANVFFRPIEKINAVIESYPKGIAGFKRYLEVIDTEPDIADKPDAAEVDSLRGDISFSNVSFGYEAERTVLKEISLKVNAGETIAFVGPSGAGKTTICSLLPRFYDVTGGAISIDGMDIRDMKLNSLRKQIGIVQQDVFLFSGTIRENIAYGRLDAGLDDIWQAARQAHLEELINSLPNGMETVIGERGVKLSGGQKQRLAIARMFLKNPPILILDEATSALDTETEAAIQQSLADLSVGRTTLVIAHRLTTIKNADRIIVVNEDGISEEGRHEELVNAGGTYSRLYQAQYNA; translated from the coding sequence ATGCTGCGTCGTTTTTTCTCCTATTACCGTCCTTATAAGAAGCTGTTTGTCCTTGACTTCACCTGTGCGGTGGGTGCGGGCCTGCTGGAGCTTGCTTTTCCGGTGGCTGTCAATAAATTCATTGATGACCTGCTGCCGGGCCAGAACTGGTCGCTGATTCTGATTGCCTGTGTCGCCCTGCTCGCCATCTACGCCTTGAACACGGCAATGAACTATATTGTCACCTACTGGGGTCATATGCTGGGGATCAATATTGAGACCGATATGCGTAAAAAAATGTTCAACCATATTCAAAAGCTCAGCTTCCGCTTCTTCGACAACAACAAAACCGGTCATTTGCTCGGCAGAATAACCAATGATCTTAACGATATCGGCGAAGTTGCGCATCACGGGCCGGAGGATGTATTCATTGCGGTCATGACGCTGGTCGGCGCCTTCTTGCTGATGGCAGATATCAATCTCAAGCTGGCGGTAATCACATTCATCATCGTGCCGATTATGGCCTGGGTCATTATTTATTTCGGACGCAACATGACGGACACTTATCACCGCTTATTCGGCAACGTCGGGAATTTCAACGCCCGGATTGAGGATAATGTCGGCGGAATCCGCGTGGTCCAGTCTTTTGCCAATGAAGAATTCGAGAAAGAGCTGTTCGCTGTGGATAACCAGAAGTTCCGCGAGACCAAGCTGATGGCGTACAAGCTGATGGCCAAAAGCTTCTCGGTCAGCTATATGATGACCCGTCTGATTACTGTTGTGGTGATGGTATGCGGCGCCTGGTTCTTCATTCAGGGCGAACTTGCAATCGGTGAATTCGTCGCCTTCATACTGCTGGCTAACGTCTTCTTCCGGCCGATTGAGAAGATTAATGCGGTTATTGAGAGTTATCCGAAGGGAATTGCCGGATTCAAACGGTATCTGGAAGTCATCGACACCGAGCCGGATATCGCTGACAAGCCGGATGCGGCAGAGGTGGATTCGCTTCGCGGGGATATCTCCTTCAGCAATGTCAGCTTCGGGTATGAAGCAGAGCGGACCGTGCTGAAGGAGATCAGCCTGAAGGTAAATGCCGGGGAGACCATCGCTTTCGTTGGCCCTTCCGGTGCCGGGAAAACCACGATCTGCAGCCTGCTCCCCCGCTTCTACGATGTAACCGGCGGCGCAATCTCTATCGATGGAATGGATATCCGCGACATGAAGCTGAACTCGCTGCGCAAGCAGATCGGGATCGTACAGCAGGATGTGTTCCTCTTCTCTGGCACGATCCGCGAGAATATCGCCTATGGCAGACTGGATGCCGGGCTTGATGATATCTGGCAGGCGGCCCGCCAGGCTCATCTGGAAGAGCTGATTAACAGCCTCCCAAATGGGATGGAGACTGTAATCGGCGAACGTGGCGTGAAGCTGTCCGGCGGACAGAAGCAGCGGCTGGCTATCGCCCGGATGTTCCTGAAGAATCCGCCGATTCTGATTCTGGATGAGGCTACCTCGGCACTCGATACCGAGACTGAAGCAGCGATCCAGCAGTCACTGGCCGACCTGTCGGTAGGCCGTACCACGCTGGTCATTGCCCACCGCCTGACGACGATCAAGAATGCCGACCGCATTATTGTGGTGAATGAGGACGGCATCTCCGAGGAAGGCCGCCACGAGGAGTTAGTGAACGCCGGAGGCACCTACAGCCGCCTGTATCAGGCGCAGTATAATGCTTAG
- a CDS encoding DEAD/DEAH box helicase → MSEVQVKFSDYGLNEEIIRALEVLKYTDPTEVQRKVIPVALKAQDLIVKSQTGSGKTAAFAIPLCELADWAENKPQALVLTPTRELAQQVREDITNIGRFKRIKAVALFGKQPFAPQKLELTQKTHVVVGTPGRVFDHIERGTLNLSRIQYLVIDEADEMLSMGFIEQIEKIIKQLPKERVTMLFSATLPEVIKNLCRKYMTEPVDIEIEASGITTASIEHALIEVVQAAKFGLLSDLLTVENPDSCIIFCRTQEQVNALFRGMADLEYPVDKIHGGMEQDERFEVMNAFKRGQFRYLIATDVAARGIDIENITHVINYDIPLEKESYVHRTGRTARAGKSGKAITFVTPNEHKWVREIEGYIGFSLPVMKAPSDDAVAYAKPAFDQKLGKQQVRKAGKTEVMNQDIMKLYFNGGKKKKLRAVDFVGTIAKLEGITAEDIGIITIQDNVTYVDILNGKGPLVLQTMKETTVKGKLLKCHIAKK, encoded by the coding sequence ATGAGTGAAGTACAAGTGAAGTTTAGTGATTATGGTCTGAATGAGGAGATTATCCGCGCGCTGGAGGTTCTGAAGTACACGGACCCTACAGAGGTGCAGCGGAAGGTTATTCCGGTGGCGCTGAAGGCGCAGGATCTGATCGTCAAGTCCCAGACCGGCAGCGGCAAAACCGCAGCATTCGCCATCCCGCTCTGCGAGCTGGCCGATTGGGCGGAGAACAAACCCCAGGCGCTGGTGCTGACTCCCACCCGGGAGCTGGCCCAGCAGGTGAGAGAGGATATTACGAACATCGGGCGTTTCAAGCGGATCAAGGCGGTAGCGCTGTTCGGCAAGCAGCCGTTCGCCCCGCAGAAGCTGGAGCTGACCCAGAAGACGCATGTCGTTGTAGGCACGCCGGGCCGTGTATTCGACCATATTGAGCGTGGTACGCTGAACCTGAGCCGCATACAGTATCTGGTGATCGACGAAGCGGACGAGATGCTCAGCATGGGCTTCATCGAGCAGATCGAGAAGATTATTAAGCAGCTGCCCAAGGAACGTGTAACGATGCTGTTCTCGGCGACACTGCCGGAAGTAATCAAGAATCTGTGCCGGAAATATATGACGGAGCCGGTGGATATTGAGATTGAAGCCAGCGGAATTACGACAGCATCGATTGAGCATGCACTGATTGAGGTTGTCCAAGCTGCCAAGTTCGGGCTGCTCAGCGATCTGCTGACGGTGGAGAACCCGGATAGCTGTATTATTTTTTGCCGGACCCAGGAGCAGGTGAACGCCCTCTTCCGCGGGATGGCTGACCTCGAATATCCGGTGGACAAGATCCACGGCGGCATGGAGCAGGACGAGCGGTTCGAGGTAATGAATGCCTTCAAGCGCGGCCAGTTCCGTTATCTGATTGCCACCGACGTTGCGGCCAGAGGAATTGATATCGAGAACATCACCCATGTGATTAACTACGATATCCCGCTGGAAAAAGAGAGCTACGTCCACCGTACCGGCCGCACCGCCCGCGCAGGTAAAAGCGGCAAAGCGATCACCTTCGTGACGCCGAATGAACACAAATGGGTTAGAGAAATCGAAGGCTATATCGGCTTCAGCCTGCCGGTCATGAAGGCTCCGTCGGACGATGCAGTGGCCTATGCCAAACCGGCCTTCGACCAGAAGCTGGGCAAGCAGCAGGTCCGCAAAGCGGGCAAAACCGAGGTCATGAACCAGGATATCATGAAGCTGTATTTCAATGGCGGCAAGAAAAAGAAGCTCCGCGCGGTGGATTTTGTCGGCACCATTGCGAAGCTTGAGGGAATCACGGCTGAGGACATCGGGATCATCACGATTCAGGATAACGTGACCTACGTCGATATTCTGAACGGTAAGGGACCGCTTGTACTACAGACGATGAAGGAGACTACGGTCAAAGGCAAGCTGCTGAAATGTCATATTGCCAAGAAATAA
- a CDS encoding HD domain-containing protein: MNDTELITAAEHFAQEQLGQDTTGHDWFHLSRVRNTAALIAGMEGANVVICTIAALLHDVADEKLNPSKEAGLLKVSDWLDGHLPDEAARKHIMEIIATMSFSGGGGEPMSTLEGQVVQDADRLDALGAIGITRTMVFSGAKGRPVYDPAIPPRDESLQQEYRDYSKGTAVNHFYEKLLKLKDLMNTAYGKQLAEERHQFMLSFLEQFYKEWNQGAE; this comes from the coding sequence ATGAATGATACAGAGCTGATCACAGCAGCGGAGCATTTTGCGCAGGAGCAATTAGGCCAGGACACCACCGGACATGACTGGTTTCACTTGAGCCGGGTGCGGAATACGGCAGCCCTGATTGCCGGAATGGAAGGGGCCAATGTGGTAATCTGTACCATAGCCGCCTTGTTGCATGATGTAGCAGACGAGAAGCTGAATCCTTCCAAGGAGGCGGGGCTCCTCAAGGTGAGTGACTGGCTGGACGGACATTTGCCGGATGAAGCGGCGCGTAAGCATATTATGGAGATCATCGCCACAATGTCCTTCAGCGGCGGCGGGGGCGAGCCCATGTCAACGCTGGAAGGGCAGGTGGTCCAGGATGCGGACCGTCTGGATGCCCTGGGGGCTATCGGGATCACGCGGACTATGGTCTTTTCGGGAGCCAAGGGCCGGCCGGTCTACGATCCGGCGATCCCTCCGCGTGACGAATCACTGCAGCAGGAATACCGGGATTATTCCAAAGGGACGGCTGTCAACCATTTTTATGAGAAGCTGTTGAAGCTGAAGGATCTGATGAACACCGCTTACGGCAAGCAGCTTGCGGAGGAGAGGCATCAGTTTATGCTTAGTTTTTTGGAGCAATTCTATAAGGAATGGAATCAAGGGGCGGAGTAG